The window AATTCAATAGGTAAAGGAAATAGTATTGTAGAATTTTTTTCTGCTGCGATTTCTGGCAGTGTCTGCAGGTATCTTAACTGCAGGGCAGCTGGCTCCTTAGAAATAAGTTGTGCTGCTTCTAGCAGTTTTTGCGCCGCCTGATATTCACCATCTGCTGATATGATTTTGGCCCTCCTTTCTCTTTCTGCTTCTGCCTGCTTTGCCATGGCTCTTTTCATTGTATCAGGCAATTCTATGCTTTTTATTTCTACTGCGGTCACCTTGATGCCCCATGGATCTGTGTCTTTGTCCAGCAGTTCTCGCAGTTTTTCATTGAGCTCAGCTCTTTTCGTGAGCATTTCATCCAGCTCATGCTGACCGAGGATAGACCTTAATATCGTTTGTGCCAGGAGAGTGGTGCTCTGTGTATAATTTACAACCTTTGTAGTTGCAAGGATAGGATCGGATACATTAAAATATACTACTGCATCAACCATAATAGGAACATTGTCTTTTGTGATGATTTCCTGCTTTGCCACATCAATTGTGAGAGTTCTTAAGTCGACTTTCCATACTCTATCAATACCAAAGGGGAAGATGACATTGAGACCCGGTTGCAATAAGCCGCTGAGCCTTCCGAACCTGAATAAAACCCCTCTCTGGTATTCTGCTATGATTGAAACCATTCCAGGAAGCAATATGAGTGGTATTATAGTCAGGACTATGGAAGGTGCTATATATAGCAGACTTTCGATAGAACTCCATCCTCTTAACACGACAATATCTATGACTCCCCAGATCAAAAACGATACCAGCATAAAATAAAAATTGGCGTAAATCTTGCGCGATAATGCTATGGCCATCCAGACAATCCACCACACAGCTTCAATTAAAAAGATTATCGCAAATATAGTTACTACTGGATATGAATTCATAAAATTTCCCTCCTATCTTAATTTAACAACTTTTATAAATATTATAATCAAATTTACTAAGAAAAACAAACTGTTTTTTCCAGTCAAAAATTTATTATTGCATAAACTCAGTATATATGTTATAATTTCCTTAATTTAAAAATAAAACAGCATAAAAAACCTCTTATCAAGAGTGGTGGAGGGACTGGCCCGATGAAGCCCGGCAACCGGCACATAGGTGCGACTGGTGCCAATTCCTGCAAAACGAAGAGTTTTGAGAGATGAGAGGGTAAGGTAGAAAATGCCCTCTTCATGCAGAAGAGGTTTTTTTATGCCCACATTATAAATTGAAGGAGGAATTTTTTATGAGATTTGATACGCTGGCATTGCACGCGGGACAACAACCAGACCCAACTACGGGTTCCAGGAGTGTACCTATTTATCAGACTACCTCATATGTATTTAAGAGCACGGAACACGCAGCAAACCTCTTTGGGTTGAAAGAAGAGGGCAATATTTATACCAGGATAATGAATCCAACCGTAGATGTCTTTGAAAAGCGTATGGCGGCTTTAGAGGGAGGCGTAGGTGCCTTAGCTACTTCATCAGGCATGGCCGCAATTACTCTTGCTATAATGAACATAGCATCGGCGGGAGACGAAATCATATCGTCGACAAATCTTTACGGAGGTACCCATACGCTGTTTGCAAATACACTTCCTAAATATGGTATAAAGACAATATTTGTAGATCCTGAAAATCCTGAGGGCTTTAAAGAAGCCATAACCGAAAAGACAAAAGCCATTTATGCGGAAATTATCGGAAATCCTAAAATAGATGTATTTGACATTGAAACTTATGCGAAGATCGCCCATGACCATGGCCTTCCCCTTATAATAGACAATACCTTTGCAACCCCGTATTTATGCAGGCCCTTTGAATTCGGAGCAGATATCGTCGTACACTCTGCTACAAAATTCATAGGAGGGCATGGCACATCCATAGGGGGCGTTATCGTAGATTCAGGTAATTTCCACTGGGACAATGGAAAATTTCCCGGGCTGGTAGAACCCGATGAAAGCTACCATGGCGTAAGCTATGTGAGAGATTTCGGTAAAAGCGCTTATATAGTAAAAGCTCGTGTGCAGCTCATGAGAGATATGGGGGCATGCATCAGTCCGTTTAACGCATTCTTATT of the Caldanaerobius fijiensis DSM 17918 genome contains:
- a CDS encoding slipin family protein, which encodes MNSYPVVTIFAIIFLIEAVWWIVWMAIALSRKIYANFYFMLVSFLIWGVIDIVVLRGWSSIESLLYIAPSIVLTIIPLILLPGMVSIIAEYQRGVLFRFGRLSGLLQPGLNVIFPFGIDRVWKVDLRTLTIDVAKQEIITKDNVPIMVDAVVYFNVSDPILATTKVVNYTQSTTLLAQTILRSILGQHELDEMLTKRAELNEKLRELLDKDTDPWGIKVTAVEIKSIELPDTMKRAMAKQAEAERERRAKIISADGEYQAAQKLLEAAQLISKEPAALQLRYLQTLPEIAAEKNSTILFPLPIELLKAFSNINNK
- a CDS encoding homocysteine synthase; the protein is MRFDTLALHAGQQPDPTTGSRSVPIYQTTSYVFKSTEHAANLFGLKEEGNIYTRIMNPTVDVFEKRMAALEGGVGALATSSGMAAITLAIMNIASAGDEIISSTNLYGGTHTLFANTLPKYGIKTIFVDPENPEGFKEAITEKTKAIYAEIIGNPKIDVFDIETYAKIAHDHGLPLIIDNTFATPYLCRPFEFGADIVVHSATKFIGGHGTSIGGVIVDSGNFHWDNGKFPGLVEPDESYHGVSYVRDFGKSAYIVKARVQLMRDMGACISPFNAFLLLQGLETLSLRVQRHCDNAQKVAEYLSKSPYVTWVNYPGLPDNKYHRLAKKYLPKGCGSILTFGIKGGLEAGKRFIENVKLFSHLANVGDAKSLVIHPASTTHQQLTEEEQLSSGVTADMVRLSIGIEDVEDIIEDLDQALKASQG